Proteins found in one Nitrosopumilus maritimus SCM1 genomic segment:
- a CDS encoding glycosyltransferase family 2 protein, with protein METKKNSMSDEIFVCIPSYNAESTIEEAIKQCKKFATSVLVINDGSSDKTEEIAKKAGAEIITHKQNKGYGGSIKTGLSEALRRRAKVTITFDADLQHDSNDLPKIIQPILTNKADIVIGSRFLEDNDNVKPYRKFGIKLITRLVNSFSKNNIRDAESGLRAYNYESLKKIVPSLETQGMGMSAEILLKAAVNQLKIIEIPRKEMYPDNVQTSSQNPLKHGLTVVLTIIKLIIETKPLPAFGIPSLVFFFITGISSYFVVEFYNEIGRLPVGLTIFTLSTLTIAFFLIMVATILYVLSRISAKLNFQLHNDLNSNN; from the coding sequence ATGGAAACTAAAAAAAATTCTATGTCTGATGAAATCTTCGTTTGTATTCCTTCATATAATGCTGAATCTACAATTGAGGAAGCCATTAAACAATGTAAAAAATTTGCAACTAGTGTTTTAGTAATTAATGATGGTTCTTCTGATAAAACTGAAGAAATTGCAAAAAAAGCTGGAGCAGAAATTATTACACATAAACAGAACAAAGGATATGGTGGCTCTATCAAAACTGGTTTATCTGAGGCTTTAAGACGTAGAGCAAAAGTAACTATCACATTTGATGCTGATTTACAACATGATTCAAATGATCTTCCAAAAATTATTCAACCAATTCTTACCAACAAAGCAGATATTGTTATTGGTTCTAGATTTTTAGAAGATAATGATAATGTTAAACCTTATAGAAAATTTGGAATAAAATTGATAACACGACTAGTGAATTCTTTTTCTAAAAATAATATAAGAGATGCCGAAAGTGGTTTACGCGCTTATAACTATGAATCTTTAAAAAAAATTGTTCCAAGTTTAGAAACACAAGGAATGGGAATGTCTGCTGAAATTCTTTTGAAAGCTGCTGTAAATCAATTAAAAATAATTGAAATTCCTAGAAAAGAAATGTATCCTGATAATGTTCAAACTTCTTCTCAGAACCCCTTAAAACACGGTTTAACTGTAGTTTTAACAATCATCAAATTAATTATTGAAACAAAACCATTACCTGCATTTGGAATTCCATCTCTTGTTTTTTTCTTTATAACTGGAATTAGTTCTTATTTTGTTGTTGAGTTTTACAATGAAATTGGCAGACTTCCTGTAGGACTTACTATTTTTACTTTGAGCACTTTGACTATAGCATTTTTCTTAATAATGGTAGCAACAATTTTGTATGTATTGAGTAGAATTTCTGCAAAGTTAAATTTTCAATTACATAATGATCTAAACTCAAATAATTGA
- the mtnA gene encoding S-methyl-5-thioribose-1-phosphate isomerase, with amino-acid sequence MVLKTVEWKNNKVVMIDQTKLPNELVFVEFDDFNQVADAIKNLVVRGAPAIGVSGAFGLALAVLQSDAETKQDLISYLENARKILFETRPTAINLGWGLNKIMDVAKHCNSIQEIKESVIAEAKKMAEDDIEINKTMGKNGSVLFDNNDTIMTHCNAGALATVAYGTALGVIRATKESGKQVKVIATETRPIQQGSRLTAFELQHDGFDVSLIPDTAVGYSMANGLVNKVVVGADRIVKTGHVFNKIGTYQVATMAKQHGIPFYVAAPLSTIDLKSKADEVIIEMRKGSEVTGIGDKKTAPDDVNVINPAFDMTPPELITGIITEKGVVSSPYEESIQKLFDENN; translated from the coding sequence ATGGTACTAAAAACTGTCGAATGGAAAAATAATAAAGTTGTAATGATTGATCAAACCAAACTTCCAAATGAATTGGTGTTTGTAGAGTTTGATGATTTTAATCAAGTTGCAGATGCCATAAAAAATCTTGTAGTTCGTGGTGCACCTGCTATTGGTGTCTCTGGTGCTTTTGGTTTAGCTTTAGCAGTTTTACAAAGTGATGCAGAAACCAAACAAGATTTAATTTCTTATCTAGAAAATGCTAGAAAAATTCTATTTGAAACAAGACCTACTGCAATTAATTTAGGATGGGGTCTTAACAAAATAATGGATGTTGCAAAACACTGTAACTCCATCCAAGAAATCAAAGAATCTGTAATTGCTGAAGCCAAAAAAATGGCTGAAGATGATATTGAAATTAATAAAACTATGGGAAAAAATGGCTCTGTTTTATTTGATAATAATGACACAATTATGACTCATTGCAATGCTGGAGCTCTTGCAACAGTGGCATATGGAACTGCGTTAGGAGTTATCCGAGCAACTAAAGAAAGTGGAAAGCAAGTCAAAGTAATAGCTACCGAAACACGACCTATTCAACAAGGTTCTAGATTAACAGCTTTTGAATTACAACATGATGGATTTGATGTAAGTTTGATTCCTGATACTGCAGTTGGATATTCTATGGCTAATGGATTGGTGAATAAGGTAGTGGTTGGTGCAGATAGAATTGTAAAGACTGGACATGTTTTTAATAAAATTGGTACCTATCAAGTTGCAACTATGGCTAAACAACATGGAATTCCATTTTATGTTGCAGCTCCTCTTTCAACTATAGATTTGAAAAGTAAAGCAGATGAAGTTATTATTGAAATGAGAAAAGGAAGTGAAGTTACGGGTATTGGTGATAAAAAAACTGCACCTGATGATGTTAATGTTATTAATCCTGCATTTGATATGACTCCTCCTGAACTAATTACTGGAATAATTACTGAAAAAGGAGTTGTCAGTTCACCATATGAAGAATCTATTCAAAAATTATTTGATGAAAACAATTAA
- a CDS encoding Gfo/Idh/MocA family protein, translating into MNKSKIILIGTSSIMEFHIQALRKSGLNPIAIASSNPNSLTYEKFAKKNKISKTFQNWKDMVKNENYDGILIATKIECTFEILNFCLKKNVPILVEKPVGFNSIKLKKIIQKSHGMVMVGYNRRFYKPINYLKNLLLKNCNPVIANMVVPEIPGEKNFYSNSTHSIDILRYIFGEIKLEFVKKLIKNNKILGFVATFSNQNQDLINFIGNWNSSDNFSLSLYQNTKKFELKPFEQLNIFDGIKIIEPTKTNPIRQYVPKLQKTITLDKMDVLLKPGFYLQAKAFAKLIKTRQKNDYSATLSDAMKNLELCEKLIGKLRI; encoded by the coding sequence ATGAATAAATCAAAAATTATTTTAATTGGGACCTCCTCCATAATGGAATTTCATATTCAAGCTTTGAGAAAATCTGGTTTGAATCCTATTGCGATTGCTTCATCAAATCCAAACTCATTAACATATGAAAAATTTGCTAAAAAAAATAAAATCTCAAAAACATTTCAAAATTGGAAGGATATGGTGAAAAATGAAAACTATGATGGGATATTAATTGCAACTAAAATTGAATGTACTTTTGAAATTTTGAATTTCTGTTTAAAAAAAAATGTTCCTATTTTAGTTGAAAAACCAGTTGGTTTTAATTCTATAAAATTGAAAAAAATTATTCAAAAATCACATGGAATGGTGATGGTTGGTTATAATCGAAGATTTTACAAACCTATTAATTATTTGAAAAACCTTTTATTAAAAAATTGTAATCCAGTTATAGCAAATATGGTAGTTCCAGAAATTCCTGGAGAAAAAAATTTTTATTCAAATTCTACCCATAGTATAGATATCCTTAGATATATCTTTGGTGAAATAAAATTAGAATTTGTAAAAAAATTAATAAAAAATAATAAAATCTTGGGTTTTGTTGCTACTTTTTCAAATCAAAATCAAGACTTGATAAATTTTATTGGAAATTGGAATTCTTCTGACAACTTTTCATTATCTCTTTACCAAAATACTAAAAAATTTGAATTAAAACCATTTGAACAACTTAACATATTTGATGGAATTAAAATCATAGAGCCGACTAAAACAAATCCTATAAGACAATATGTTCCAAAATTACAAAAAACTATCACCTTGGATAAAATGGATGTACTCTTAAAACCCGGATTTTATTTACAGGCAAAAGCTTTTGCTAAACTCATTAAAACTAGGCAAAAAAATGATTATTCAGCTACGTTATCTGATGCTATGAAAAACCTCGAATTATGTGAGAAATTAATTGGGAAACTTAGAATCTAA
- a CDS encoding SDR family oxidoreductase, translating into MTSAIVLGGSRGIGKAISESLKSLEIDVFAASKNDIDTSNLDSVREFLKNHNQTDILVLNTGGPEPKPFATITEDDWKLYHNQLFLGFVTILQNIKINNGGYIFLISSSVIKEPNSKLIISSAYRAAFAEIFKVLSKEYAKNQISCINIAPGPINTDRTQELIENVEEYQKSLPMKRLGEPDEIGNFVKSIVQNKIKYLSGVTINFDGANSNYIF; encoded by the coding sequence ATGACTAGTGCAATTGTTTTAGGGGGTTCTAGAGGCATAGGAAAAGCAATCTCTGAATCACTAAAATCATTAGAAATTGATGTTTTTGCAGCATCAAAAAATGACATTGACACATCAAATTTGGACAGTGTGAGAGAATTTTTAAAAAATCATAATCAAACAGATATTTTGGTTCTAAATACAGGCGGTCCAGAACCAAAACCATTTGCAACAATTACAGAAGATGATTGGAAATTATATCACAACCAATTATTCCTAGGATTTGTAACAATTTTACAAAATATCAAAATCAATAATGGAGGATATATTTTTCTAATTAGTTCAAGTGTCATTAAAGAACCAAATTCAAAATTAATAATTTCATCAGCATATCGTGCAGCATTTGCAGAAATATTCAAAGTATTAAGTAAAGAATATGCTAAAAATCAAATTAGTTGTATTAACATTGCTCCAGGACCAATTAACACAGACAGGACTCAAGAATTAATAGAAAATGTAGAAGAATATCAGAAATCACTACCTATGAAGAGACTTGGAGAGCCTGATGAAATTGGAAATTTTGTAAAGTCAATTGTTCAAAATAAAATAAAATACTTGTCAGGTGTTACAATAAACTTTGATGGTGCAAATTCAAACTATATTTTCTAA
- a CDS encoding pyridoxamine 5'-phosphate oxidase family protein → MNKKDEFLKTQKILRLATIGKNKTPHIVPVWYRYSGKKFHIGTNTRTQKAKNLKKNNRVSFCVDTGVNAPNIYGVMGQGKSNLITEKKKVKTIAKKILLRYFKTIENKSAKELLEDTDCIIEIIPEKVSVWSY, encoded by the coding sequence ATGAACAAAAAAGATGAATTTCTAAAAACACAAAAGATTTTGCGTTTAGCAACTATTGGAAAAAACAAAACTCCACATATTGTTCCTGTGTGGTACAGATATAGTGGAAAAAAATTCCACATAGGAACAAACACCAGAACTCAAAAAGCAAAGAATCTAAAGAAAAACAACAGAGTTTCTTTTTGTGTTGATACAGGAGTTAATGCACCTAACATATACGGTGTCATGGGACAAGGAAAATCAAATCTAATCACAGAAAAAAAGAAAGTAAAAACTATAGCAAAAAAAATTCTTTTACGTTATTTTAAGACAATAGAAAACAAATCAGCTAAAGAATTACTAGAGGATACTGATTGTATTATAGAAATTATTCCTGAAAAGGTTTCTGTGTGGAGTTACTGA
- a CDS encoding PqqD family peptide modification chaperone: protein MSTVSPQAIENSLKQCMDPEVPLNIVEMGLIYGIDVAENNDVNIKMTMTTQGCPLHETLVSDATRFVKKVPGVNNVNIEIVWDPPWSMDKMSEEAKIKIKNMGAGMNTPAPINYETALPQGVGKLVQQEDGSMVLANEHDQGFMVNQAIVDFWKSCNGQRKVTDLVEIFAQQTGLQRNQVEKEVMQLLQQLRDGGLIAIAGQPDAPNVEFKK from the coding sequence ATGAGTACAGTTTCTCCACAAGCAATTGAAAATTCATTAAAACAATGTATGGATCCTGAAGTTCCACTAAATATTGTTGAGATGGGATTAATCTATGGAATTGATGTGGCAGAAAATAATGATGTTAATATCAAAATGACAATGACTACTCAAGGCTGTCCTCTTCATGAAACTCTAGTTTCTGATGCAACAAGATTTGTCAAAAAAGTTCCTGGAGTAAATAATGTCAATATTGAGATCGTATGGGACCCTCCCTGGTCAATGGATAAAATGTCTGAAGAGGCAAAAATTAAAATCAAAAACATGGGTGCTGGAATGAATACTCCTGCACCAATAAATTATGAAACTGCATTACCTCAAGGTGTTGGAAAACTAGTTCAACAAGAGGATGGTTCTATGGTATTAGCAAACGAACATGATCAAGGATTTATGGTAAATCAAGCAATAGTTGATTTTTGGAAATCATGTAATGGCCAACGTAAGGTTACTGATTTGGTTGAAATTTTTGCTCAACAAACAGGACTACAAAGAAACCAAGTTGAAAAAGAAGTCATGCAATTACTTCAACAATTACGTGATGGTGGACTAATTGCAATTGCTGGACAGCCAGATGCTCCAAATGTTGAATTTAAAAAATAA
- the npdG gene encoding NADPH-dependent F420 reductase, which yields MKVGIIGGTGGMGKGFALRWSQNHDVIVGSRDATRASESAVEYTNLAKEAFGEIKGSISGNDNVSVAKESDVLILSIPYENIDSVCSGILPEVNDNCVVVSPIVPMTKTDVGFECVSIKDNKPFSYKLVSNHMKNKSKLVSAFHVISEKKLVNPTLELDYDIFVCGDDKEAVGVVNTLIDEIRGLRSIYLGPIELSYLAEMSTPLLLNAMIQNKIKNPGIKII from the coding sequence ATGAAAGTAGGAATTATTGGCGGTACAGGCGGAATGGGCAAAGGTTTTGCATTAAGATGGTCTCAAAATCATGATGTAATAGTTGGCTCTAGAGATGCTACAAGAGCATCAGAATCAGCTGTAGAATATACAAACTTGGCAAAAGAAGCATTTGGAGAAATTAAAGGAAGTATTTCTGGAAACGACAATGTTTCAGTTGCAAAAGAAAGTGATGTGTTAATTTTATCAATTCCATATGAGAACATTGATTCAGTGTGTTCTGGAATATTGCCAGAAGTAAATGACAATTGTGTTGTAGTATCACCAATTGTTCCAATGACTAAAACAGATGTTGGGTTTGAGTGTGTTTCAATTAAAGACAACAAACCATTCTCATACAAACTTGTATCAAATCATATGAAGAATAAATCAAAACTAGTATCAGCATTTCATGTAATCTCTGAGAAAAAACTTGTCAATCCAACTTTAGAGTTAGATTATGACATTTTTGTTTGTGGAGATGACAAAGAAGCAGTAGGTGTTGTGAATACACTAATTGATGAGATAAGGGGATTAAGATCAATTTACTTGGGACCAATAGAACTATCATACTTGGCAGAAATGTCAACTCCATTGTTACTCAATGCAATGATTCAAAACAAAATAAAAAATCCCGGAATCAAAATTATCTAA
- a CDS encoding SIS domain-containing protein, which translates to MISSRDLKKYDPQKMCEVYDKWPELARKAFFQPTEKIDFKDINEIIFSGMGGSGSIGDGFSSIFSKTNLNVSTIKGFHLPESINPKTLVIPISVSGNTIETHTVLKQAKKRGCKIIAFSSGGKIEKFCNNNKIEYRQIPIVHSPRASFVSFFYSILNTLEPMIPLKQNIILKSINDLEQLSKNIASHKLDKKNKSLELAKWINNIPIIYYPNGFKAAAIRFKNSLQENAKLHAMSEDIIEMSHNGIVSWEKTSSIQPILLEGKDDYIKTKKLQKIVKEYFKKNHIQYNVISSPTGSILTKLVYLIYLLDYSSIYKAIIEKIDPSPVKSIEFLKKKIN; encoded by the coding sequence TTGATTTCATCTAGAGATTTGAAAAAATATGATCCCCAGAAGATGTGTGAAGTATATGATAAATGGCCAGAACTTGCACGTAAAGCATTTTTTCAACCAACGGAAAAAATAGATTTCAAGGACATTAATGAAATAATTTTTTCTGGAATGGGTGGTTCAGGTTCAATTGGAGATGGGTTTTCATCTATTTTTTCTAAAACTAATCTAAATGTTTCAACAATCAAAGGATTCCATCTACCAGAATCTATTAATCCCAAAACTCTTGTAATTCCAATTAGTGTTTCAGGAAATACTATTGAAACACATACTGTTTTAAAACAAGCAAAAAAAAGAGGATGTAAAATAATTGCATTTTCATCAGGAGGTAAAATTGAAAAATTCTGTAATAATAATAAAATTGAATATAGACAAATTCCTATAGTACATTCTCCTAGAGCTTCGTTTGTTAGCTTTTTTTATTCAATTCTAAATACTCTTGAACCAATGATTCCATTAAAACAAAATATTATCTTAAAATCAATTAATGATTTAGAACAACTTTCAAAAAATATTGCATCACACAAATTAGATAAAAAAAATAAATCATTAGAACTTGCAAAATGGATCAATAACATTCCAATAATATATTATCCAAATGGATTCAAAGCAGCTGCAATTAGATTCAAGAATTCATTACAAGAAAATGCAAAACTTCATGCCATGTCTGAAGATATTATAGAAATGTCACATAATGGAATAGTTTCTTGGGAAAAAACTAGTTCAATACAACCAATATTGTTGGAAGGAAAAGATGATTATATAAAAACTAAAAAATTACAAAAAATTGTTAAAGAGTATTTTAAGAAAAACCATATTCAGTATAATGTTATTTCCTCACCAACAGGTTCTATTTTAACAAAATTAGTCTACTTGATATACTTGTTAGACTATTCTTCAATCTATAAAGCAATAATTGAAAAAATAGATCCTTCACCAGTAAAATCTATAGAATTTTTGAAGAAGAAAATTAATTAA
- a CDS encoding sulfotransferase domain-containing protein gives MLAATFSRMIRNVFFYSYRLATSFFRMTPNFIIIGAPKCGTTSLYNYLIQHPQILSSSRKEPMFFSMFYNKNPLWYKINFPIKFGHSKKITGEASTSYLIYPNVPKLVKEMLPDVKIIIMLRNPIDRSFSQYTHHYRSGVETLSFEEAINEEEKRLQGTLEEIENSKPLKGFSYLKSLFFFNPSNILTFSNLFGGIYVDQIKNWTDVFPSDQIKIVFSEEFFKDSDKIYQDVLKFLELPSYKLMNYKAFNADYKKNPSVSNPKMNIDTRKKLVEYFKPHNKRLSDFLNKPINWDS, from the coding sequence ATGCTAGCTGCTACTTTTTCAAGAATGATAAGAAATGTATTTTTTTATTCATACCGATTGGCTACTAGCTTTTTTAGAATGACCCCTAATTTTATTATTATTGGGGCACCAAAATGTGGCACCACATCTCTATACAATTATCTAATACAACACCCACAAATTTTGTCTTCTTCTAGAAAGGAACCAATGTTCTTTAGCATGTTTTATAATAAGAATCCATTATGGTATAAAATTAATTTTCCTATAAAATTTGGTCATTCTAAAAAAATTACTGGAGAAGCTTCTACATCCTATTTGATCTATCCAAATGTTCCAAAACTTGTTAAAGAAATGTTACCGGATGTAAAAATTATCATTATGTTACGAAATCCGATTGATAGATCTTTTTCGCAATACACTCATCATTATAGATCTGGAGTTGAGACTTTGTCTTTTGAAGAAGCAATTAATGAAGAAGAAAAAAGACTTCAAGGTACTTTAGAAGAAATAGAAAACTCAAAACCTCTAAAAGGTTTTTCATACCTGAAGTCTCTTTTCTTTTTTAACCCCTCTAATATCTTAACATTTTCAAATTTATTTGGAGGCATTTATGTAGATCAAATTAAAAATTGGACAGATGTGTTTCCTTCAGATCAAATTAAAATCGTTTTTAGTGAGGAATTTTTTAAAGATTCAGACAAAATTTATCAAGATGTGTTAAAGTTTTTAGAACTTCCAAGCTACAAATTAATGAATTATAAAGCATTTAATGCAGATTATAAAAAAAATCCATCTGTTTCAAATCCAAAAATGAATATCGATACTCGCAAAAAACTTGTAGAATATTTTAAACCTCATAACAAACGTCTGAGTGATTTTTTAAATAAACCAATTAACTGGGATAGTTAA
- a CDS encoding Gfo/Idh/MocA family oxidoreductase — protein sequence MIMKNIMVVGCGGVGSRHLQSLAKIDLPVNLYAVDPDENSLKNSKKLFDEIPQNHNIKQVNFLKEFPKDVLKFDLCIIATSSNVRLKVLKNVITNFTIKNLILEKVLFQSIEELDEADKIIDQKKINCWVNCYRREEKCWINIKKFFENNSNSKLYYGNADWSMCCNTIHIVDLAVWLFDSKVEQIENKDIENKIYTSKRDGFIEFNGILNGFLKNGTKLKLESNNKIPFENVEFEIVTDTRKLRVNEAKGEGFLSRKETNWIPEKFSFHIPYQSEKTHKIAKKILETEKCNLTTLKESVEIHKPILLSFLNHLNKISDKKYSYCPIT from the coding sequence ATGATTATGAAAAATATTATGGTTGTAGGTTGTGGTGGAGTAGGAAGTCGTCATTTACAATCTTTAGCAAAAATTGATTTACCTGTTAATCTATATGCTGTAGATCCTGATGAGAATTCTTTAAAAAATTCTAAAAAACTTTTTGATGAAATCCCTCAAAATCATAACATTAAACAAGTTAATTTTTTAAAAGAATTTCCAAAAGATGTGTTAAAATTTGATTTATGTATTATTGCAACTTCATCTAATGTAAGATTAAAAGTATTGAAAAATGTTATAACAAATTTTACTATTAAAAATTTAATTCTTGAAAAAGTTTTGTTTCAATCTATTGAAGAATTAGATGAAGCGGATAAAATTATTGATCAAAAGAAAATTAATTGTTGGGTTAATTGTTATAGAAGAGAAGAAAAATGTTGGATAAATATAAAGAAATTTTTTGAAAATAATTCTAACTCAAAATTATATTATGGAAATGCTGATTGGAGTATGTGCTGTAATACTATTCATATTGTAGATTTAGCTGTATGGCTTTTTGATAGTAAAGTAGAACAAATTGAAAATAAAGATATAGAAAATAAAATTTATACTTCTAAAAGAGATGGTTTTATCGAATTTAATGGCATTTTAAATGGATTTTTAAAAAATGGAACAAAATTAAAACTTGAATCAAACAATAAAATTCCATTTGAAAATGTAGAATTTGAAATTGTTACTGATACAAGAAAATTAAGAGTTAACGAAGCTAAAGGTGAGGGCTTTTTATCTAGAAAAGAAACTAATTGGATTCCTGAAAAATTTTCGTTTCATATACCATACCAAAGTGAAAAAACCCATAAAATTGCAAAGAAAATTCTAGAAACCGAAAAATGTAATCTAACTACTCTAAAAGAATCAGTGGAGATTCATAAACCCATTTTACTGAGTTTTCTTAATCATCTGAACAAAATTTCTGATAAAAAGTATTCATACTGTCCAATAACATAG
- a CDS encoding NAD-dependent epimerase/dehydratase family protein translates to MKILVTGGAGFIGRHLIKKINKKHELIIFENFSNSDEKNISYLLNDKTKLVKGDLTDFSLINSSLSNVDLVIHLAAKIDILQSIEHPDQTHKINVEGSLNLLRACVKNNVKNFIAASSAAVYGNPKQIPVTEFTIPNPVSPYGADKIALEFYLRAFCNAYGINGIALRFFNVYGLGQSNAYAGVITKFLNQIHQTKPLRIFGDGKNTRDFIHIDDLVMGIEQSISNISGKRGSVYNLASGKSVSVKELAKLMLEISDKKLEIKYESPRKGDLLYSSASIDLAKNDLSFVPKISLKDGISSLMKEINYQ, encoded by the coding sequence ATGAAAATTCTTGTAACTGGTGGAGCTGGATTTATTGGAAGGCACTTAATAAAAAAAATTAATAAAAAACATGAATTAATAATTTTTGAAAATTTTTCTAATAGTGATGAAAAAAATATTTCCTATTTATTAAATGATAAAACTAAATTAGTTAAAGGTGATCTAACTGATTTTTCTTTGATCAATTCTAGTTTATCTAATGTTGATCTTGTAATTCATCTAGCAGCAAAAATTGATATTTTGCAATCAATTGAGCATCCTGATCAAACACATAAAATCAATGTAGAAGGAAGTTTGAATCTTCTTCGAGCTTGTGTAAAAAATAATGTTAAAAATTTTATTGCTGCTTCTTCTGCAGCAGTATATGGTAATCCAAAACAAATTCCTGTAACAGAGTTTACAATTCCTAACCCTGTATCACCATATGGTGCTGATAAGATTGCTTTAGAATTCTATTTACGTGCTTTTTGTAATGCTTATGGAATTAATGGAATAGCATTAAGATTTTTTAATGTTTATGGACTTGGACAATCTAATGCTTATGCTGGAGTTATAACAAAATTCCTGAATCAAATTCATCAAACTAAACCATTAAGAATATTTGGAGATGGAAAAAACACTAGAGATTTTATTCATATTGATGATTTAGTAATGGGAATTGAACAGTCAATTTCAAACATATCAGGTAAAAGAGGAAGTGTTTACAATTTAGCAAGTGGCAAATCTGTATCTGTTAAAGAATTAGCTAAATTGATGCTAGAAATTTCAGACAAAAAATTAGAAATAAAATATGAATCTCCTAGAAAAGGTGATCTGCTTTATAGTTCTGCCTCAATTGATTTGGCCAAAAATGACCTTAGTTTTGTGCCTAAAATATCTCTAAAAGATGGAATTTCTAGTCTAATGAAGGAAATAAATTATCAATAG
- a CDS encoding pyridoxal phosphate-dependent aminotransferase, whose amino-acid sequence MKVSKKVAGVEYAIRDIVLAARKVQQKGMQVDYLNIGDPVQFGFQPPDNVKQALIDAINNGENYYSTSEGLLDLRQEIAKKENTKGLSISADEILVTNGVSEGLDMVISSIVEEGDEVLLPGPYYPPYASYVRLHGGVPVEFAVDLDNSTPDIDDIKSKITSKTVAICLISPNNPTGVVFNEKSLRELVDIANQHNLYIICDEIYDQIVFDEKFVGIGKVAGDSPVIVLNGFSKVHLMSGWRIGYIAFNNSPKLDAIRENLPKLARVRIATSLPIQHAALESLRGPQDYISNFVSEIKKRRDLVVKRLNEMPGLSCPNPKGSFYAFPKIEDNRFGTDKEFVTKLLESKGVLTVHGSGFGEQYGSGHFRLVYLPSLEILDSAMNKIEEFVSQ is encoded by the coding sequence TTGAAGGTATCAAAAAAAGTAGCAGGTGTAGAGTATGCAATTAGAGATATTGTTCTTGCAGCAAGAAAAGTGCAACAAAAAGGAATGCAAGTCGACTATCTCAATATTGGTGATCCTGTCCAATTTGGTTTTCAACCACCTGATAATGTCAAACAAGCTTTGATTGATGCAATTAACAATGGCGAAAATTACTATTCCACTTCTGAAGGACTTTTAGACTTGCGACAAGAGATTGCTAAAAAAGAAAATACCAAAGGATTGTCAATTTCTGCTGATGAGATTCTAGTTACAAATGGTGTCTCTGAAGGACTAGATATGGTGATTTCTTCAATTGTAGAAGAAGGAGATGAAGTACTTCTTCCAGGACCCTATTATCCTCCTTATGCTTCATATGTTAGACTGCATGGTGGGGTACCTGTAGAATTTGCAGTTGACTTGGATAATTCTACTCCTGATATTGATGATATAAAATCCAAAATCACTTCAAAGACTGTTGCCATCTGTTTGATTAGTCCAAACAATCCTACTGGTGTTGTATTTAATGAAAAATCTCTCAGAGAACTAGTAGATATTGCAAATCAACATAATCTCTACATAATTTGTGATGAGATTTATGATCAGATTGTCTTTGATGAAAAATTTGTTGGAATTGGTAAAGTTGCAGGAGATTCTCCCGTAATCGTTCTAAATGGTTTTTCTAAAGTCCACTTGATGTCTGGTTGGAGAATTGGCTATATTGCATTTAACAATTCACCAAAACTTGATGCAATAAGAGAAAATCTTCCTAAATTAGCTAGGGTGCGTATTGCAACAAGCCTGCCTATTCAACATGCTGCCTTGGAATCACTACGAGGTCCTCAAGACTATATCTCTAATTTTGTATCTGAAATCAAAAAACGTAGAGACTTGGTTGTAAAACGACTCAATGAAATGCCAGGATTATCTTGCCCAAATCCAAAAGGTTCTTTCTATGCATTTCCAAAAATTGAAGACAATAGATTTGGAACAGACAAAGAATTTGTTACAAAACTTTTGGAATCAAAAGGAGTGTTAACTGTACATGGCTCTGGATTTGGAGAACAATATGGAAGTGGTCATTTCAGACTAGTTTATCTTCCTAGTCTTGAAATTTTAGATTCTGCAATGAACAAGATTGAAGAGTTTGTTAGTCAGTAA